The following are encoded in a window of Phaseolus vulgaris cultivar G19833 chromosome 3, P. vulgaris v2.0, whole genome shotgun sequence genomic DNA:
- the LOC137808303 gene encoding protein DETOXIFICATION 49-like, translated as MTFSLRSIYEKVIFFFQMISSVQRVNSMTEEDHPVSSPLLSNYSDGSENKTTGLNDDTDNERSGSSRISEVVAEIKDLYTIALPVIITGLLTYGKSAISMHFLGKLGKEALAGGSLAIGIANITGYSVISGLATGMEGISSQACGARQWNLVGETLQSTVMILIMACIPISIFWLNVEPILLLIGQNATISSIAATYLAFSIPDLVCQSLINPLKIFMRIQGVTHPLMYSAGLTLLLHAITTYVAIQILGLGIQGISLVGAFTNLNVILILVLYLWFSGACSQCWPGWSRKGLKHWRPILAQGVPSCASVCLEWWWYELLVLFSGLLHNAADTVSAYGIIIQATALMYNFPNALSLALSTKVGTALGANKPNKAKASSFTALLCACLTAIVAMSLMMTMSRFWGLLFTHDEAILSLLTTVLPLVGLCELGNCPQTTICGMLNGSARPGLGANINFTSFYVVGLPFALLMCFSFHFGLLGLFSGLLVAQIVCASSMVTVLIRTNWKEEANRAKKLISGIRETNGENNEETDGAPSVC; from the exons tttttctttcaaatgatCTCTTCAGTGCAAAGAGTTAATAGCATGACGGAGGAGGATCATCCAGTTTCCAGTCCTCTTCTGTCAAATTACTCTGATGGCAGCGAAAATAAGACCACTGGTTTGAATGATGATACTGATAATGAGAGGAGCGGATCCTCTAGGATTTCAGAG GTAGTGGCGGAAATAAAAGACTTGTATACCATTGCCCTCCCAGTAATTATCACAGGGCTTCTAACCTATGGAAAGTCTGCAATATCCATGCATTTCTTAGGGAAGCTAGGTAAAGAGGCATTAGCTGGTGGAAGCCTAGCCATTGGCATAGCCAACATCACTGGTTATTCTGTCATTTCTGGCCTTGCAACAGGTATGGAGGGTATCTCCTCTCAAGCTTGTGGAGCCCGACAATGGAACCTTGTTGGGGAAACCCTCCAATCCACCGTCATGATTCTGATCATGGCATGCATTCCCATTTCAATCTTTTGGCTCAACGTTGAACCGATCCTTTTGTTAATTGGCCAAAACGCCACCATCTCATCCATTGCCGCCACCTATCTTGCATTCTCTATACCTGACCTAGTTTGCCAATCCCTAATCAACCCTCTGAAAATTTTCATGAGAATCCAAGGTGTGACCCACCCTCTCATGTATAGTGCAGGTCTCACACTATTACTGCATGCAATTACCACTTATGTGGCCATCCAGATTTTAGGTTTGGGAATTCAAGGGATTTCCTTGGTTGGAGCCTTCACTAATCTAAACGTTATACTTATCCTTGTCCTTTACCTATGGTTCTCTGGTGCTTGTTCTCAATGTTGGCCGGGTTGGTCAAGGAAAGGCCTCAAACACTGGAGGCCTATTCTTGCTCAAGGAGTCCCAAGTTGTGCCTCTGTTTGCTTAGAGTGGTGGTGGTATGAGTTATTGGTACTTTTTTCAGGGCTCCTACACAATGCAGCAGATACAGTATCCGCCTATGGAATAATTATTCAGGCCACTGCACTTATGTATAATTTTCCTAATGCATTAAGTTTGGCACTTTCAACAAAAGTAGGGACTGCACTTGGAGCCAATAAGCCTAACAAGGCCAAGGCATCATCATTCACTGCTTTACTATGCGCTTGTTTGACAGCCATTGTGGCTATGTCGTTGATGATGACTATGAGCCGTTTCTGGGGACTACTGTTTACTCACGATGAAGCTATTCTGTCTCTACTCACAACAGTATTGCCTCTTGTGGGCCTTTGTGAGCTTGGGAACTGTCCTCAGACTACAATTTGTGGGATGCTGAATGGGAGTGCTAGGCCTGGTTTGGGTGCCAACATCAACTTTACATCGTTTTATGTTGTGGGCTTGCCTTTCGCACTTTTGATGTGTTTCTCCTTTCATTTCGGCTTGTTGGGCCTTTTTTCGGGCTTGTTGGTGGCTCAAATAGTGTGTGCTTCTTCTATGGTCACCGTGTTGATTCGAACTAATTGGAAGGAGGAAGCAAACAGGGCCAAGAAGTTAATAAGTGGAATCAGAGAGACTAATGGAGAAAATAATGAAGAAACTGATGGAGCCCCTTCTGTCTGCTGA